The Mucilaginibacter mallensis genome has a segment encoding these proteins:
- a CDS encoding DUF6515 family protein: MKSIYKYLSATALSGMLCLALAIPASAQHDHSGGGGGGGRPAGGGGGGGGGGHVSVAPSAPRTSSAPRSYSTPSTRTNNANTAGHSNYAQRPNSNTQRSIIARPNYGGHVGVPARTGVTAYRTYPSSVYGHNHAVVAYRGGYLPGNTAYHYNHGYYGSYYAPRLGFSIGYLPYGYYPFYYGDYQYFYSGGLFYQYDNDQYTVVEPPVGAEVTTLPSNAQSIVINGQQYYEADGVYYEPITKDDGSLSYQVAGKDGELTTDDSGGDVNNAPAAPQIGDIVTQLPPNCRKININGDKLYISPDGVYFKVLVDPNGNKTYKIVGLPDQGDQGQNQGDPNGN; encoded by the coding sequence ATGAAAAGTATATATAAATATCTATCAGCTACTGCTTTAAGCGGTATGTTATGCCTGGCATTAGCCATCCCTGCAAGTGCTCAGCACGATCATTCAGGTGGTGGTGGCGGCGGTGGTCGTCCTGCCGGTGGCGGGGGCGGAGGTGGTGGCGGCGGCCATGTATCTGTTGCACCATCTGCACCAAGAACATCATCTGCGCCACGCAGTTACAGCACTCCATCAACACGCACAAATAATGCTAACACAGCCGGGCACAGTAATTACGCACAACGCCCTAACTCAAATACGCAAAGAAGCATTATTGCAAGGCCAAACTACGGCGGCCATGTAGGTGTTCCGGCACGTACCGGTGTTACTGCATACCGCACTTACCCAAGCTCTGTTTATGGCCACAACCATGCTGTTGTAGCTTATCGTGGTGGCTATTTACCTGGTAATACTGCTTATCATTATAACCATGGCTATTATGGCAGCTACTACGCGCCAAGGTTAGGCTTTAGCATCGGCTATTTGCCTTATGGTTATTATCCTTTTTATTATGGTGATTACCAGTATTTTTACAGTGGTGGCTTATTTTATCAGTATGACAATGATCAGTACACCGTTGTTGAACCACCCGTTGGTGCTGAGGTAACTACTTTACCATCAAACGCGCAATCAATCGTGATCAACGGTCAGCAATATTACGAGGCTGATGGTGTTTATTATGAGCCTATCACTAAGGATGATGGCTCACTAAGCTACCAGGTTGCCGGTAAGGATGGTGAATTAACCACCGATGATAGCGGCGGCGATGTTAACAATGCCCCTGCTGCACCGCAAATAGGTGATATTGTTACCCAATTACCTCCAAACTGCAGAAAGATAAATATCAATGGCGATAAGCTTTACATTTCACCTGATGGTGTTTACTTCAAAGTTTTGGTTGATCCTAATGGAAATAAGACCTATAAAATTGTAGGCCTGCCTGATCAGGGTGACCAGGGCCAAAACCAGGGCGATCCAAACGGTAATTAA
- a CDS encoding DUF1501 domain-containing protein, with amino-acid sequence MKRRSFIKSSAIVSGAFLMPAFLKPLEAMAMSELSGYKNLVIIQLSGGNDGLNTIIPYGNDIYYQKRNTIAINKTDILTLNDMQGLNPNLSALKEIYDQGWMNIINSVGYPNPDRSHFRSMDIWQTGSDANQFLTTGWIGRYLDSNCQNSYSAIEVDDTLSLAMKGAKMKGIAVQDPNKLYQTTREPFFKDLVHDHNNADLNEDNLGYLYKTMIETYSSADYIQNTSKTYKVTADYPATPFANQLKTVSKFINSGLKTRVYYVSLSGFDTHVGQQNQQGRQLKIYGDGVAAFIKDLKQSGKLDDTLVMTFSEFGRRVEQNASNGTDHGTANNILIYGGKLKKPGIYNEAPDLATLDNGDLKYQIDFRDVYATLLDKWLNVNNSQILTHNFAGLDFV; translated from the coding sequence ATGAAAAGAAGAAGTTTTATAAAGAGCAGTGCAATAGTATCGGGCGCATTTTTGATGCCGGCTTTTCTGAAGCCTTTGGAAGCTATGGCCATGAGTGAGCTAAGCGGGTATAAAAACCTGGTGATCATACAGCTCTCCGGCGGTAATGATGGGTTAAATACCATTATACCTTATGGTAATGATATCTATTATCAAAAGCGGAATACCATCGCCATAAATAAAACAGATATTCTTACACTGAATGATATGCAGGGTCTGAACCCTAACCTATCAGCCTTAAAGGAAATTTATGACCAGGGCTGGATGAACATCATCAACTCGGTAGGCTACCCAAACCCCGATCGCTCCCATTTCCGCTCAATGGATATATGGCAAACCGGTAGTGATGCCAATCAGTTTTTAACCACAGGCTGGATAGGCCGCTACCTTGATTCAAACTGTCAGAATTCCTATTCGGCTATTGAGGTTGATGATACACTCTCATTAGCCATGAAAGGCGCCAAAATGAAGGGCATCGCCGTACAGGATCCCAACAAACTATACCAAACCACTCGCGAACCTTTTTTTAAGGACCTGGTGCATGACCATAACAACGCTGATTTAAACGAGGACAACCTGGGCTATCTGTATAAAACCATGATAGAAACCTATTCATCGGCTGATTATATCCAAAATACCTCCAAAACCTATAAAGTAACTGCCGATTATCCCGCTACCCCCTTTGCCAATCAACTTAAAACGGTATCAAAATTTATAAACTCGGGGTTGAAAACAAGGGTTTATTATGTGTCGCTAAGCGGTTTTGATACGCATGTTGGGCAGCAAAACCAGCAGGGCAGGCAGTTAAAAATTTATGGCGATGGAGTTGCCGCCTTTATAAAAGACCTTAAACAAAGCGGAAAACTTGACGATACCCTGGTAATGACCTTCTCTGAATTTGGCCGCCGCGTTGAGCAAAATGCCAGCAACGGTACCGACCATGGTACAGCAAACAATATCCTTATTTATGGTGGTAAGCTTAAAAAACCGGGCATCTATAATGAAGCCCCCGATTTAGCTACGCTGGATAACGGCGACTTAAAATACCAAATAGATTTCAGGGATGTTTATGCCACACTTTTAGATAAGTGGCTCAATGTGAACAACAGCCAAATACTTACACACAACTTTGCCGGCCTTGACTTTGTTTAG
- a CDS encoding DUF1800 domain-containing protein, whose amino-acid sequence MSNARNIKHLYARAGFGIRFEDLHDHENWSANKAVRKLFKASADIHPITILTENIDLRPQTNKTDEEKIRIQEERNTQDKALNLAWITQLSTTDAQLREKMTLFWHNHFACNIGNAYYEQQLNNIERENALGNFKTMLLQVSQSPGMLQFLNNQQNQKGHPNENFARELMELFTIGRGNYTEHDVKESARAFTGWAYDGKTGDYTFRPKAHDDGPKTFMGQTGNFCGEDIIEIIFSHKKTAEFISTKLYRYLVNDVPDAEHISQMANVFYKSNYEIKPLLEFVFQSNWFYDDKNIGNLVKSPVEFLTGLNRQFYITYQNPDVLMQFQRTLGQLLFRPPNVAGWPGGKNWIDSSSLMYRMKMPSIILNAGVIDFTGKVDPGDEAYLASVRKQQMNVIKRVQAQPNWNKFLKEIPEDTSKIQIAEFMLEPKLNPAVIAQVNQAANIKDTIIQIVSTPEYQLC is encoded by the coding sequence ATGAGTAACGCAAGAAATATCAAACACTTATATGCCAGGGCCGGCTTTGGCATCCGCTTTGAAGACTTGCACGATCATGAGAACTGGTCGGCGAATAAAGCTGTCAGAAAACTTTTTAAGGCTTCCGCCGACATTCATCCTATAACTATACTAACTGAAAATATTGACCTGCGCCCACAGACTAATAAAACCGACGAGGAAAAAATCAGGATACAGGAAGAAAGAAATACGCAGGATAAAGCGCTTAACCTGGCCTGGATAACCCAATTAAGTACTACCGATGCCCAGCTAAGGGAGAAGATGACCCTTTTTTGGCATAATCATTTTGCCTGCAATATTGGCAATGCTTATTATGAACAGCAGCTTAATAATATTGAGCGTGAAAATGCACTGGGTAATTTTAAAACCATGTTGTTACAGGTTTCGCAAAGCCCGGGGATGCTGCAATTTTTAAATAACCAGCAAAACCAAAAGGGCCACCCTAATGAAAATTTCGCCCGCGAGCTAATGGAACTTTTTACTATTGGTAGGGGTAATTATACTGAGCACGATGTAAAAGAATCGGCACGCGCGTTTACAGGCTGGGCTTATGATGGTAAAACGGGAGATTACACCTTCAGGCCAAAAGCACATGATGATGGGCCAAAAACATTCATGGGCCAAACCGGCAATTTTTGTGGTGAGGATATCATAGAGATCATCTTCTCGCACAAAAAAACCGCCGAATTTATCAGCACAAAACTATACCGCTACCTGGTAAATGATGTGCCTGATGCTGAACATATCAGTCAGATGGCTAATGTGTTTTATAAATCAAATTACGAGATAAAGCCTTTGCTTGAATTTGTTTTTCAATCCAACTGGTTTTATGACGATAAAAATATTGGCAACCTGGTAAAATCGCCTGTTGAATTTTTAACAGGCTTGAACAGGCAATTTTATATTACCTATCAAAACCCTGATGTTTTGATGCAGTTTCAGCGTACACTGGGGCAATTATTATTTCGCCCGCCAAATGTAGCTGGCTGGCCGGGTGGTAAAAATTGGATTGACAGTTCATCGCTGATGTACCGGATGAAAATGCCATCCATTATTTTAAATGCAGGCGTAATTGATTTTACCGGAAAGGTTGATCCCGGCGATGAGGCTTACCTGGCATCGGTACGCAAACAGCAAATGAATGTAATAAAAAGAGTACAGGCACAGCCCAACTGGAATAAGTTTTTAAAAGAAATACCTGAAGATACATCAAAAATACAAATAGCAGAATTTATGCTGGAGCCCAAATTAAACCCGGCAGTTATTGCCCAAGTAAACCAGGCTGCAAATATTAAGGATACGATAATACAAATAGTTTCAACACCAGAATACCAGCTTTGTTAA